The genomic window TATTTTTAAAAAATTTTTGTGGTTTAGTAATGATTAATAGAATAAAAGGTATTTATATAAGTGAATCTAAGAAATATTGGCATTTACATATAAATTCTGGAGAAAATTGGCATAAACTAGTAAAATTTACAATAAAACATAAAATTTATGGTTTAGAAAATTTAGCATTAATACCTGGACGTGTAGGCTCGGCACCTATTCAAAATATTGGTGCTTATGGTTCTAGTATACAAAATTTTTGTGCATATGTAGACATAATTAATCCAATTAATAAAAACATTAAAAGAATTAATAAGGAAAAATGTAATTTTAAATATAGAGATAGTATTTTTCAACATAGTTATAAAAGTTATATAATAATTTCTGTAGGTTTATTACTGCCTAAAAAATGGGTTCCAAATTTAAATTATTTTAATTTTAAAAAATTAAAAAATAATATTAATATTAATACTACTCCTAAAAAGATTTTTAATTATGTTTGTAATATTAGAAAAAAAAAAATTCCCTATCATAAAATTTATGGAAATGCAGGAAGTTTTTTTAAAAATCCAATAATTTCTCCTAAATTAGGAAAAAAATTATTAAAAATGTTTTCCAATATGCCTTACTCTTTAGAAAATAATTTTTTTAAATTATCAGCAGGATGGTTAATAAATAAGTGTAATTTTAAAGGATATATAAGAAAAGGAGTAATGGTTCATTCTAAACAATGTTTAATTCTTTTAAATAGATTTAATAACGCATCAGGTATGAATATACTTAATTTAGCTATTAAAATTTATAATTCAGTTGGAAAAAAATTTGGAATCTGGTTAGAACCAGAAGTAAAAATTATAGATAATTACGGAGAAATTAATCCTTATATTTATTTTAAAAAAATAAAAAAATTAAAATGATTTTTTTATTAAATAAAATTTTAGTTTAATAATCTTTTAAAAATCATTTTTAATGCTAAAATATAACCATATGTCCCTAATCCTAAAATTATTCCATTAGAAATATCAGAAAAAAAAGATTTATTTCTAAAAATTTCTCTTTTATATATATTTGTAATGTGTACTTCTATAAAAGGAATATTAATCCCTAATAAAGTATCACGTAAAGCAATACTAGTGTGAGTAAAAGCTCCAGGATTAAAAATAATATAATTAACTCTATCTTTATATGTTATTAAATAATTAATTAATTTATGTTCTGCGTTAGACTGAAAATGACTTAGTTTAAAATTTTTTTTTTTTGCTTTTTTTAATAAAATATTAATAATATCTTTTAAAGATTTATTACCATATTTTTCAGGTTCTCTAATACCTAAAAGATTTAAGTTAGGACCATTTAACACTAAAATATGATATTTTTTTTTTACTTGTTTATGCATAATCATTTCTTAAATTAATTAAATATATTTAAAACTAGTATATAATAATTTTACTTTAAATCTATAAAGGAAATAAAATTTTTTTTAAATATATTATTTATTATAAATAAATAATATATTTATTATAAATATAATGTTATTATTTATTAATAAAAGAATATAATAAATTACATTTAATTAAAATAACTATAAAATATAAAATCGGGTTTTTTTATCATGTTAAAAAAATTTCGGGGAATGTTTTCTAATGATTTATCTATAGATTTAGGAACAGCAAATACTTTAATTTATGTTAAAGGACAGGGGATTGTTTTAAATGAACCTTCTGTAGTAGCAATTAGACAAGATAAAGCAGGTTTTCCTAAAAGTGTAGCGGCTGTAGGATATAATGCAAAAAAAATGCTAGGAAGAACACCAGGAAATATTTCTGCAATTAGACCTATGAAAGATGGAGTTATCGCTGATTTTTTTATAACTGAAAAAATGTTACAACATTTTATTAAACAAGTACATAGTAATAGTTTTATGAGACCTAGTCCTAGAGTATTAGTATGTGTTCCTGTTGGGGCTACTCAAGTAGAAAGAAGAGCA from Enterobacteriaceae endosymbiont of Donacia simplex includes these protein-coding regions:
- the murB gene encoding UDP-N-acetylmuramate dehydrogenase, translated to MIFCKYSLKKLNTFNINVNASKVVKVKDLTQLCKLWKKYKQKKKPCLIIGEGSNVLFLKNFCGLVMINRIKGIYISESKKYWHLHINSGENWHKLVKFTIKHKIYGLENLALIPGRVGSAPIQNIGAYGSSIQNFCAYVDIINPINKNIKRINKEKCNFKYRDSIFQHSYKSYIIISVGLLLPKKWVPNLNYFNFKKLKNNININTTPKKIFNYVCNIRKKKIPYHKIYGNAGSFFKNPIISPKLGKKLLKMFSNMPYSLENNFFKLSAGWLINKCNFKGYIRKGVMVHSKQCLILLNRFNNASGMNILNLAIKIYNSVGKKFGIWLEPEVKIIDNYGEINPYIYFKKIKKLK
- the aroQ gene encoding type II 3-dehydroquinate dehydratase; protein product: MHKQVKKKYHILVLNGPNLNLLGIREPEKYGNKSLKDIINILLKKAKKKNFKLSHFQSNAEHKLINYLITYKDRVNYIIFNPGAFTHTSIALRDTLLGINIPFIEVHITNIYKREIFRNKSFFSDISNGIILGLGTYGYILALKMIFKRLLN